From Leifsonia sp. fls2-241-R2A-40a, one genomic window encodes:
- a CDS encoding RNA degradosome polyphosphate kinase, which translates to MDERTTLENGLLDTGLGGSLGSDFDDDFAPFIYEPDPNLPDDRYLDRELSWLAFNQRVLELAEDPLLPVLERANFLAIFASNLDEFFMVRVAGLKRRIATGLAVPTNVGRAPQEVLADISEKAHELQLRHARAYHDLVLPALNEAGISVVTYDGLDDADKVQLREIFSQQIFPVLMPLAVDPAHPFPYISGLSLNLSIRVRNSRTGKEQFARLKVPQMLPRFVRIDQRETVGQVRFITLEELIANHLGDLFPGMEILDHHVFRVTRNEDVEIDEDETENLIQALERELLRRRFGPPIRLEVTDDMDPVTLGLLVRELDVTEQEVYRLPAPLDLGGLFDLAKLDRPDLHYPNHVPTTPAQLMPSEPNAKPDIFAAISRQDVLVHHPYESFATSVQAFLEQAAADPHVLAIKQTLYRTSGDSPIVEALIDAAEAGKQVLALVEIKARFDEQNNISWARKLEKAGVHVVYGLVGLKTHCKLALVIREEKGVLKHYSHIGTGNYNPKTSRIYEDLGLLTADDQVGKDLTRLFNELSGYAIEKKFKRLLVAPLHLRKGLLKRIETERTNAEAGRPSGIRIKLNSIVDEAIIDALYRASQAGVPVDLWVRGICGVVPGREGLSENIRVRSVLGRYLEHSRVFAFVNGGDPQVFIGSADMMHRNLDRRVEALVRLSDPEHLRELDDLFDLAFDERTATWRLDEDGVWTRHHLDKDGKPLVDLQSKLIQQYSHRPRSARTGTRR; encoded by the coding sequence ATGGACGAGCGCACGACTCTGGAGAACGGCCTTCTCGACACGGGGCTGGGCGGAAGCCTGGGCAGCGACTTCGACGACGACTTCGCGCCCTTCATCTACGAGCCGGACCCGAACCTGCCGGACGACCGCTACCTCGACCGCGAGCTGAGCTGGCTGGCGTTCAACCAGCGGGTGCTCGAGCTGGCGGAGGATCCGCTGCTCCCGGTGCTCGAACGCGCGAACTTCCTCGCCATCTTCGCGAGCAACCTCGACGAGTTCTTCATGGTGCGGGTGGCCGGCCTGAAGCGTCGCATCGCCACCGGTCTCGCCGTTCCCACCAACGTCGGCCGCGCGCCGCAGGAGGTGCTCGCCGACATCTCCGAGAAGGCGCACGAGCTGCAGCTCCGGCATGCCCGTGCGTACCACGACCTGGTGCTCCCCGCGCTCAACGAAGCCGGCATCTCGGTGGTCACGTACGACGGCCTCGACGACGCCGACAAGGTCCAGCTGCGCGAGATCTTCTCGCAGCAGATCTTCCCCGTCCTGATGCCGCTCGCGGTCGACCCCGCGCATCCCTTCCCCTACATCTCCGGCCTCTCGCTCAACCTCTCCATCCGCGTCCGCAACTCGCGGACCGGCAAGGAGCAGTTCGCGCGTCTCAAGGTCCCGCAGATGCTGCCGCGCTTCGTGCGCATCGACCAGCGCGAGACCGTCGGCCAGGTGCGGTTCATCACCCTCGAGGAGCTCATCGCCAACCACCTCGGCGACCTCTTCCCGGGCATGGAGATCCTCGATCACCACGTCTTCCGCGTCACCCGCAACGAAGACGTCGAGATCGACGAGGACGAGACCGAGAACCTCATCCAGGCGCTCGAGCGGGAGCTGCTGCGCCGCCGGTTCGGTCCGCCCATCCGTCTCGAGGTCACCGACGACATGGATCCGGTGACGCTGGGCCTGCTGGTGCGCGAGCTGGATGTGACCGAGCAGGAGGTCTACCGGCTCCCGGCTCCGCTCGACCTCGGCGGACTGTTCGACCTGGCGAAGCTCGACCGCCCCGACCTCCACTACCCGAACCACGTTCCCACGACGCCCGCGCAGCTGATGCCGAGCGAGCCGAACGCCAAGCCCGACATCTTCGCCGCGATCTCGCGGCAGGACGTGCTGGTGCACCACCCGTACGAGTCGTTCGCGACAAGCGTCCAGGCGTTCCTCGAGCAGGCCGCCGCCGATCCGCACGTGCTCGCCATCAAGCAGACGCTGTACCGCACCTCGGGCGACAGCCCGATCGTCGAGGCGCTGATCGATGCGGCCGAGGCCGGCAAGCAGGTGCTGGCGCTGGTCGAGATCAAGGCGCGCTTCGACGAGCAGAACAACATCTCGTGGGCGCGCAAGCTCGAGAAGGCCGGCGTGCACGTCGTGTACGGGCTCGTGGGGCTGAAGACGCACTGCAAGCTCGCCCTCGTCATCCGCGAGGAGAAGGGCGTGCTCAAGCACTACAGCCACATCGGCACCGGCAACTACAACCCGAAGACCTCGCGCATCTACGAAGACCTCGGACTGCTGACCGCCGACGACCAGGTGGGCAAAGACCTCACCCGTCTGTTCAACGAGCTCTCCGGCTACGCGATCGAGAAGAAGTTCAAGCGGCTCCTGGTCGCGCCGCTGCACCTGCGCAAGGGACTCCTCAAGCGCATCGAGACCGAGCGGACGAACGCCGAGGCCGGACGTCCCTCCGGTATCCGGATCAAGCTCAACTCGATCGTGGACGAGGCGATCATCGACGCGCTCTACCGCGCGAGTCAGGCGGGCGTGCCGGTCGACCTCTGGGTGCGCGGCATCTGCGGGGTGGTCCCCGGTCGCGAGGGGCTGTCCGAGAACATCCGGGTGCGCTCGGTGCTCGGCCGCTACCTCGAGCACTCCCGGGTGTTCGCCTTCGTCAACGGCGGCGATCCGCAGGTCTTCATCGGCAGCGCCGACATGATGCACCGCAACCTCGACCGCCGCGTCGAGGCGCTGGTCCGGCTGTCCGATCCCGAACACCTGCGCGAACTGGACGACCTGTTCGACCTGGCCTTCGACGAGCGCACGGCGACGTGGCGACTCGATGAGGACGGCGTCTGGACCCGGCATCACCTCGACAAGGACGGCAAGCCGCTCGTCGACCTGCAGAGCAAGCTCATCCAGCAGTACAGTCACCGCCCGCGCAGCGCTCGTACGGGAACCAGGCGGTGA
- a CDS encoding response regulator transcription factor gives MLPALALLSHRVRQIPAEPASLVNAPSCDLIFVDARRDLASAKSLCKILTTTGVTVPLVLVLTEGGLTAVSADWGVSDVVLDNAGPAEVDARIRLAIGRQTQEHSQSKIQASGITIDEASYSAKAHGRQLDLTFKEFELLRFFATHPSRVFTREQLLSEVWGYDYFGGTRTVDVHVRRLRAKLGDLESLIGTVRNVGYRFNVYEDENDRLPTSVRP, from the coding sequence GTGCTCCCGGCGCTGGCGCTGCTGAGCCACCGCGTGCGGCAGATCCCGGCCGAGCCGGCCTCGCTGGTCAACGCGCCGAGCTGCGACCTGATCTTCGTGGACGCGCGACGCGACCTCGCCAGCGCGAAGTCGCTGTGCAAGATCCTCACCACGACCGGTGTCACGGTCCCCCTCGTGCTCGTGCTGACCGAGGGCGGCCTGACCGCCGTCAGCGCGGACTGGGGCGTCAGTGACGTCGTGCTCGACAACGCAGGCCCGGCCGAAGTGGATGCGCGCATCCGCCTGGCGATCGGCCGGCAGACCCAGGAGCACTCGCAGTCGAAGATCCAGGCCTCGGGGATCACGATCGACGAGGCGAGCTACTCGGCGAAGGCGCATGGCCGTCAGCTCGACCTGACCTTCAAGGAGTTCGAACTGCTGCGCTTCTTCGCCACGCATCCCTCCCGCGTCTTCACCCGCGAGCAGCTGCTGAGCGAAGTGTGGGGCTACGACTACTTCGGCGGGACGCGCACCGTGGACGTGCACGTGCGGCGGCTGCGAGCGAAGCTGGGCGACCTGGAGTCCCTCATCGGCACCGTGCGCAACGTCGGCTACCGCTTCAACGTCTACGAGGACGAGAACGACCGCCTCCCCACGTCCGTCCGTCCCTGA